From the genome of Pantoea alfalfae, one region includes:
- a CDS encoding helicase HerA-like C-terminal domain-containing protein encodes MTSPLLIARTPDVELHLLPQMANRHGLITGATGTGKTVTLQKLAESFSASGVPVFMADVKGDLTGVAMAGQSSEKLQERLAKIGVTDWQPQSNPVVLWDIFGEKGHPVRATVSDLGPLLLARLLNLNEVQSGVLQIIFRIADDQGLLLLDFKDLRAMTQYIGDNAKNFQTHYGNINSASVGAIQRGLLTLEQQGAEHFFGEPMLDIADWMRVDSNGKGVINILSAEKLYQMPKLYATSLLWLLSELYEHLPEAGDLDQPKLVFFFDEAHLLFTDAPPVLLEKIEQVMRLIRSKGVGVWFVTQNPADIPDRVLGQLGNRVQHALRAFTPKDQKAVKTAADTLRANPAFDSVEAIQALGTGEALISFLDAKGSPSVVERAMVIAPGSRMGPVTGDERNGLINHSPLYGKYDTEIDRESAFEKLQKGFQAASDEASAPPAKGDAVAVDNGILGGLKEILFGHTGPRGGKHDGVVQTMAKSATRQITNQIIRGVLGSLLGGRRR; translated from the coding sequence ATGACTTCCCCGCTACTGATTGCCCGTACGCCAGACGTCGAACTTCATCTGTTGCCGCAAATGGCCAACCGCCACGGCCTCATTACCGGTGCGACCGGCACCGGGAAAACCGTTACGTTGCAGAAGCTGGCCGAATCGTTCTCCGCCAGCGGCGTACCGGTCTTTATGGCTGACGTCAAAGGCGATTTAACCGGCGTGGCGATGGCGGGCCAGTCCAGCGAAAAGCTGCAGGAGAGGCTGGCGAAAATCGGCGTCACCGACTGGCAGCCGCAGAGCAATCCGGTGGTGCTGTGGGATATTTTTGGCGAGAAAGGCCATCCGGTACGCGCCACCGTTTCCGATCTCGGTCCATTACTGCTGGCGCGGCTGCTGAATCTGAATGAAGTCCAGAGCGGCGTGCTGCAGATTATTTTCCGCATAGCCGATGACCAGGGCCTGCTGCTGCTGGACTTCAAAGATCTGCGCGCCATGACCCAGTACATTGGTGACAACGCCAAAAACTTCCAGACCCACTACGGCAATATCAACAGCGCCTCGGTCGGCGCGATTCAGCGCGGATTGCTGACGCTGGAGCAACAGGGGGCGGAACACTTCTTTGGTGAGCCGATGCTGGATATCGCTGACTGGATGCGCGTCGACAGCAACGGCAAAGGCGTCATCAACATCCTCTCTGCTGAGAAGCTCTACCAGATGCCGAAACTCTACGCCACCAGCCTGCTGTGGCTGCTGTCGGAGCTTTATGAACATCTGCCGGAAGCGGGCGATCTCGATCAGCCAAAGCTGGTGTTCTTCTTTGATGAGGCGCACCTGCTGTTTACCGACGCGCCGCCGGTGCTGCTGGAGAAAATAGAACAGGTCATGCGGCTGATCCGCTCCAAAGGGGTCGGCGTCTGGTTCGTCACCCAGAATCCGGCAGATATTCCCGATCGGGTGCTGGGCCAGCTCGGCAACCGCGTTCAGCACGCCCTGCGCGCTTTCACGCCCAAAGATCAGAAAGCGGTGAAAACGGCCGCCGATACGCTGCGCGCCAACCCGGCGTTTGACAGCGTGGAAGCGATTCAGGCGCTGGGCACTGGCGAAGCGCTGATCTCCTTTCTGGATGCCAAAGGCAGTCCGTCGGTAGTAGAACGCGCGATGGTCATTGCGCCAGGCTCGCGCATGGGTCCGGTCACCGGTGATGAGCGTAACGGCCTGATCAACCATTCGCCGCTCTATGGCAAATATGACACCGAAATCGATCGCGAATCGGCGTTTGAAAAGCTGCAAAAAGGCTTCCAGGCCGCCAGCGATGAGGCGAGTGCCCCCCCGGCCAAAGGCGACGCTGTGGCTGTCGACAATGGGATTCTCGGTGGTCTGAAAGAGATCCTGTTTGGTCACACCGGCCCGCGCGGCGGCAAACACGACGGCGTGGTACAGACCATGGCGAAAAGCGCTACCCGCCAGATCACCAATCAGATCATCCGTGGGGTGCTGGGCAGCCTGCTGGGTGGCCGTCGCCGATGA
- a CDS encoding DUF445 domain-containing protein, with product MDKHYELKRMKRLALLLLLLAVATFVVTLFLPPGFWVSGVKAIAEAAMVGALADWFAVVALFRRVPVPFISRHTAIIPRNKDRIGENLGRFVQEKFLDTDSLLNLIRRHDPSNLLAQWLNAPGNADRVGRHLLQVMRGFLDLTDDARIQTFMRRAVHRAIDKVDLSQTSAMVLESLTKNNRHQALLDAAIDQLLKLLHKPSTREFIAMQLVRWLKREHPIKAKMLPTEWLGEHSAELVANAVDSLLDDVALDQGHELRLGFNRAVDKLIVKLQTDPEMAERAEEIKGWLKEDASFNRYIGELWNDMRNWLKADLSSEDSRVQEKVRGAALWLGETLAADPALRDSMNQHLEQAARSVAPEFAGFLTRHISDTVKSWDARDMSQQIELNIGKDLQFIRINGTLVGGTIGLILYLLSQLPAALPALSGWINSVA from the coding sequence ATGGATAAACACTACGAACTGAAACGGATGAAACGCCTGGCGCTGCTGCTGCTGCTGCTCGCCGTCGCCACCTTTGTTGTCACCCTTTTCCTGCCGCCTGGCTTCTGGGTCAGCGGCGTCAAAGCGATTGCGGAGGCCGCGATGGTCGGCGCACTGGCGGACTGGTTTGCCGTGGTGGCGCTGTTCCGGCGCGTGCCGGTGCCTTTTATCTCGCGCCATACCGCCATCATTCCGCGCAACAAAGATCGTATCGGTGAAAACCTCGGGCGCTTTGTGCAGGAAAAGTTTCTTGATACCGACTCCCTGCTGAACCTGATTCGCCGTCACGATCCTTCAAACCTGCTGGCACAGTGGCTGAATGCACCGGGCAATGCCGACCGCGTTGGCCGCCATCTGCTGCAGGTGATGCGCGGCTTCCTGGATCTCACCGATGACGCGCGGATTCAGACCTTTATGCGCCGCGCGGTGCATCGTGCCATCGACAAGGTCGATCTCAGCCAGACCAGCGCCATGGTGCTGGAAAGCCTGACCAAAAATAACCGCCATCAGGCATTGCTGGACGCGGCCATCGACCAGTTGCTGAAGTTATTGCATAAGCCCAGTACCCGCGAGTTTATCGCCATGCAGCTGGTGCGCTGGCTGAAACGCGAGCATCCGATCAAAGCCAAAATGTTGCCGACCGAATGGCTGGGCGAACACAGCGCCGAGCTGGTGGCCAACGCGGTCGATTCCCTGCTGGATGATGTGGCGCTGGATCAGGGCCATGAGCTGCGCCTCGGCTTCAACCGGGCGGTTGATAAACTGATCGTTAAGCTGCAGACCGACCCGGAAATGGCGGAGCGCGCCGAAGAGATTAAGGGCTGGCTGAAAGAGGATGCCTCGTTCAATCGCTACATCGGCGAACTGTGGAATGATATGCGCAACTGGCTCAAAGCGGATCTCAGCAGTGAGGATTCGCGGGTGCAGGAGAAAGTGCGCGGTGCAGCCCTGTGGCTTGGCGAAACCCTGGCCGCCGACCCGGCGCTGCGTGACTCCATGAACCAGCATCTGGAACAGGCTGCACGCAGCGTTGCACCAGAGTTTGCTGGCTTCCTGACGCGTCACATCAGCGACACTGTGAAAAGCTGGGATGCGCGCGACATGTCGCAGCAGATTGAACTCAATATCGGCAAGGACCTGCAGTTTATCCGCATCAACGGTACGCTGGTAGGCGGCACCATCGGGCTGATTCTCTATCTGCTGTCGCAGCTGCCCGCTGCCCTGCCCGCACTGTCAGGCTGGATAAATAGCGTGGCGTAA
- the lptG gene encoding LPS export ABC transporter permease LptG — translation MFRVLDRYIGKTIFNTIMLTLFMLVSLSGIIKFVDQLRKTGQGSYNALSAGYYTLLSVPKDIEIFFPMAALLGALLGLGALAQRSELVVMQAAGFTRMQVALSVMKTAIPLVLLTMAIGEFVAPSGEQMARNYRAQQLYGGALVSTQNGLWAKDGNNFIYIERIKGDNEIDGVSIYNFNDQRRLQSVRYAATAIWDAAKKRWMLSQVDESNLTDPKQITGSQSLSGEWKTNLTPDKLGVVALDPDALSIRGLHSYSKYLKQSGQEAGRYQLNMWSKIFQPLSVAVMMLMALSFIFGPLRSVSMGVRVVTGISFGFLFYVLDQIFGPLSLVYGLPPILGAILPSFAFFAISLFMLIKRR, via the coding sequence ATGTTTCGCGTACTTGACCGCTATATCGGTAAAACTATCTTCAATACCATCATGCTGACGCTGTTCATGCTGGTGTCGCTTTCCGGCATTATCAAGTTCGTCGATCAGCTGCGCAAGACCGGTCAGGGCAGCTACAACGCGCTGAGCGCCGGTTACTACACCCTGCTGAGCGTGCCGAAAGATATTGAGATTTTCTTCCCGATGGCGGCCCTGCTGGGTGCGCTGCTGGGACTTGGCGCGCTGGCGCAGCGCAGTGAGCTGGTGGTGATGCAGGCGGCGGGCTTTACCCGCATGCAGGTGGCGCTGTCCGTGATGAAAACGGCAATTCCGCTGGTGCTGCTGACCATGGCGATTGGTGAGTTTGTTGCGCCATCGGGCGAGCAGATGGCGCGTAACTACCGGGCGCAGCAGCTTTATGGCGGCGCACTGGTCTCGACGCAGAATGGTCTGTGGGCGAAAGATGGCAATAACTTCATCTATATTGAGCGCATCAAAGGCGACAATGAAATTGATGGTGTAAGCATTTATAACTTTAACGATCAGCGTCGTCTGCAGAGCGTGCGTTACGCGGCGACGGCGATCTGGGATGCGGCTAAGAAGCGCTGGATGCTGTCTCAGGTCGATGAGTCAAACCTGACTGATCCGAAGCAGATTACCGGTTCACAGAGTCTGAGTGGTGAATGGAAAACCAATCTGACGCCGGACAAGCTGGGTGTGGTGGCGCTGGATCCCGACGCGTTGTCGATTCGCGGTCTGCATAGCTACAGTAAATATCTGAAGCAGAGTGGCCAGGAAGCGGGACGTTATCAGCTGAATATGTGGAGCAAGATTTTCCAGCCGCTGTCGGTGGCGGTGATGATGCTGATGGCGCTGTCGTTTATCTTCGGTCCGCTGCGTAGCGTGTCGATGGGTGTGCGTGTGGTGACCGGTATCAGCTTTGGCTTCCTGTTCTACGTGCTGGACCAGATTTTCGGTCCGCTGAGTCTGGTTTATGGCTTACCGCCGATTCTGGGGGCGATTCTGCCGAGCTTTGCGTTCTTCGCGATCAGTCTGTTTATGCTGATTAAGCGGCGCTAA
- the lptF gene encoding LPS export ABC transporter permease LptF, with protein MIIIRYLVRETLKSQLAILFILLLIFFCQKLVRILGAAVDGEVPTNLVLTLLGLGVPQMAQLILPLSLFLAILMTLGRLYTESEITVMHACGLSKAVLVKAAMVLMLFTSIVAAVNVIWLGPWSSRYQDEVTQNAKANPGAAAMAAGQFQTSSDGSAVLFVEDVKGNNFGNVFLAQLRPKGNARPSVVLADSGHMEQHKDGSQVVTLDKGTRFEGTALLRDFRITDFTNYQATVGYKAATLDPNDAEQASMTDLFANKTPDFQAELHWRLTLVFAVLVMALMVVPLSVVNPRQGRVLSMLPAMLLYLIFFLLQSSLKSSGAKGRLDPALWMWVVNISYLVLAVLLNLWDTVPMRRIRARFTRGGSV; from the coding sequence GTGATCATCATTAGATATCTGGTTCGGGAAACGCTCAAAAGCCAGCTGGCTATCCTGTTTATCCTGCTACTCATCTTCTTTTGCCAGAAGTTAGTCAGGATCCTGGGAGCCGCGGTGGATGGCGAAGTGCCGACAAACCTCGTTCTGACCTTGTTAGGACTCGGTGTGCCTCAAATGGCACAACTTATACTGCCCTTAAGTCTGTTTCTGGCGATCCTGATGACGCTGGGGCGTCTCTACACGGAAAGTGAAATTACCGTGATGCACGCCTGCGGCCTGAGTAAGGCCGTCCTGGTGAAAGCGGCGATGGTACTGATGCTGTTTACCTCGATAGTGGCTGCGGTGAACGTCATCTGGCTGGGGCCGTGGTCATCCCGTTATCAGGATGAGGTGACGCAGAACGCCAAAGCAAACCCAGGTGCGGCAGCGATGGCTGCCGGGCAGTTCCAGACCTCCAGCGACGGCAGCGCCGTGCTGTTTGTCGAGGATGTGAAGGGCAACAACTTTGGTAACGTGTTCCTGGCGCAGTTACGGCCAAAAGGTAACGCGCGTCCTTCGGTGGTGCTGGCTGACAGCGGTCACATGGAGCAGCACAAAGATGGCTCGCAGGTGGTAACGCTGGACAAAGGCACCCGCTTTGAGGGCACCGCACTGCTGCGTGATTTCCGTATCACCGACTTCACCAACTATCAGGCCACCGTGGGATATAAAGCGGCAACGCTCGATCCTAACGATGCAGAGCAGGCCAGCATGACCGACCTGTTCGCGAATAAGACACCGGATTTTCAGGCCGAGCTGCACTGGCGTCTGACGCTGGTGTTCGCGGTGCTGGTAATGGCGCTGATGGTGGTGCCGCTCAGCGTGGTGAACCCGCGTCAGGGTCGCGTGCTGTCGATGCTGCCCGCCATGCTGCTCTATCTGATCTTCTTCCTGTTGCAGAGCTCGCTGAAGTCGAGCGGGGCGAAAGGGCGGCTTGATCCGGCGCTCTGGATGTGGGTGGTGAATATCAGCTATCTGGTGCTGGCGGTGCTCCTTAACCTGTGGGATACGGTGCCGATGCGTCGGATTCGCGCCCGCTTTACCCGCGGAGGGTCGGTCTGA
- the pepA gene encoding leucyl aminopeptidase codes for MEFSVKSGSPEKQRSACIVVGVFEPRRLSPIAEQLDKISDGYISALLRRGELEGKVGQTLLLHHVPNILSERILLIGCGKERELDERQYKQVIQKTINTLNDTGSMEAVCFLTELHVKGRNTYWKVRQAVETSKEALYNFDQLKSNKAEPRRPLRKLVFNVPTRRELTSGERAIQHGLAVAAGMKAAKDLGNMPPNICNAAYLASQARQLADAFSKNVTTRVIGEQQMKELGMNAYLAVGAGSQNESLMSVIEYKGNPDAEARPIVLVGKGLTFDSGGISIKPADSMDEMKYDMCGAAAVYGVMRMVAELNLPLNVVGVLAGCENMPDGRSMRPGDVLTTMSGQTVEVLNTDAEGRLVLCDALTYVERFDPEVVIDVATLTGACVIALGHHISGLLSNHNPLAHELISASEQSGDRAWRLPMADEFQEQLESNFADMGNIGGRPGGAITAACFLARFARKYNWAHLDIAGTAWRSGKAKDATGRPVPMLSQFLLNRAGLNGDD; via the coding sequence ATGGAGTTCAGTGTAAAAAGCGGAAGCCCGGAAAAACAGCGCAGTGCCTGCATTGTCGTTGGCGTTTTCGAACCGCGTCGTCTGTCACCGATTGCCGAGCAGCTGGATAAAATCAGCGACGGCTACATCAGCGCCCTGCTGCGCCGTGGCGAGCTGGAAGGAAAAGTGGGCCAGACACTGCTGCTGCATCATGTGCCAAATATCCTGTCCGAGCGTATTCTGCTGATTGGCTGCGGTAAAGAGCGTGAGCTGGATGAACGCCAGTACAAGCAGGTCATTCAGAAAACCATCAACACGCTGAACGACACCGGCTCCATGGAAGCGGTCTGCTTCCTGACCGAACTGCATGTCAAAGGCCGCAATACCTACTGGAAAGTGCGTCAGGCCGTGGAGACCTCAAAAGAGGCGCTCTACAACTTTGATCAGCTGAAAAGCAACAAAGCAGAGCCGCGTCGTCCGCTGCGCAAACTGGTGTTTAACGTGCCGACCCGCCGTGAACTGACCAGCGGCGAACGCGCTATTCAGCATGGATTAGCGGTTGCTGCAGGCATGAAAGCCGCTAAAGATCTCGGCAATATGCCGCCAAACATCTGTAACGCTGCCTATCTGGCGTCGCAGGCGCGCCAGCTGGCCGACGCCTTCAGCAAAAATGTCACCACACGCGTGATCGGCGAACAGCAGATGAAAGAGCTGGGCATGAACGCCTATCTCGCTGTCGGGGCCGGTTCGCAGAACGAATCGCTGATGTCGGTGATTGAATACAAAGGCAATCCGGATGCTGAAGCGCGCCCGATTGTGCTGGTGGGTAAAGGGCTGACCTTTGACTCCGGCGGCATCTCTATCAAGCCTGCCGACAGCATGGACGAAATGAAATATGACATGTGCGGCGCGGCCGCCGTCTATGGCGTGATGCGGATGGTGGCCGAGCTGAATCTGCCGCTGAACGTGGTGGGTGTGCTGGCGGGCTGTGAAAACATGCCGGATGGCCGCTCGATGCGTCCGGGCGACGTGCTGACCACCATGTCTGGCCAAACGGTTGAAGTACTGAACACCGACGCCGAAGGCCGTCTGGTGCTGTGCGATGCGCTGACCTACGTGGAACGTTTCGACCCGGAAGTCGTCATTGACGTGGCAACGCTGACCGGAGCCTGCGTGATTGCGCTGGGACATCACATCAGCGGTTTGCTGTCGAATCACAACCCGCTGGCGCATGAGCTGATCAGCGCCTCGGAGCAGTCAGGCGACCGCGCCTGGCGTCTGCCGATGGCGGATGAGTTCCAGGAGCAGCTGGAGTCCAACTTTGCCGATATGGGCAACATCGGTGGCCGTCCTGGCGGCGCGATTACCGCTGCCTGCTTCCTGGCACGCTTTGCCCGCAAATATAACTGGGCGCACCTGGATATCGCCGGCACGGCCTGGCGCTCCGGCAAGGCTAAAGACGCTACCGGACGTCCGGTGCCGATGCTGTCGCAGTTTCTGTTGAATCGGGCAGGATTGAACGGCGACGACTAA
- a CDS encoding DNA polymerase III subunit chi gives MKNATFYVLETDAPSDGLSAVEALVCNLAETRWRAGKRVLIACEDEQQAIRLDEALWQRPANAFVPHNLAGEGPRYGAPVELAWPQRRGSSQRDLLISLLPHFADFATAFHEVIDFVPYEDALKQLARDRYKAYRSVGFQLNTAAPPQPQTT, from the coding sequence ATGAAAAACGCAACCTTCTACGTGCTGGAAACCGATGCCCCGAGCGATGGCCTGAGCGCTGTTGAAGCGCTGGTGTGCAATCTGGCGGAAACACGCTGGCGGGCCGGAAAGCGGGTGTTGATCGCCTGCGAAGATGAACAGCAGGCCATTCGTCTTGACGAAGCGCTGTGGCAACGACCGGCAAACGCCTTCGTGCCGCACAACCTGGCGGGTGAAGGCCCGCGCTACGGTGCGCCGGTCGAGCTGGCCTGGCCACAGCGTCGCGGCAGTTCACAGCGCGACCTGCTGATTAGCCTGCTGCCCCACTTCGCAGATTTTGCTACTGCTTTCCATGAAGTGATAGACTTCGTTCCTTACGAGGACGCTCTCAAACAACTGGCGCGCGACCGCTACAAAGCGTATCGCAGCGTTGGATTCCAATTGAATACGGCAGCGCCACCACAGCCGCAAACGACATAG
- a CDS encoding valine--tRNA ligase codes for MEKTYNPQDIEQPLYEHWEKQGYFKPNGDTSQESFCIMIPPPNVTGSLHMGHAFQQTIMDTMIRYQRMQGKNTLWQAGTDHAGIATQMVVERKIAAEEGKTRQDYGRDAFIEKIWQWKAESGGTITRQMRRLGNSVDWERERFTMDDGLSNAVKEVFVRLYKENLIYRGKRLVNWDPKLRTAISDLEVENRESKGSMWHIRYPLADGAKTAGGKDYLVVATTRPETLLGDTGVAVNPEDPRYKDLIGKFVMLPLVGRLIPIVGDEHADMEKGTGCVKITPAHDFNDYEVGRRHKLPMINILTFDGDIRDRAQVYDTNGEASDACSDEIPAAFQNMERFAARKAIVAAVDELGLLEEIKPHDLTVPYGDRGGVVIEPMLTDQWYVRTAPLAKVAVEAVENGDIQFVPKQYENMYFSWMRDIQDWCISRQLWWGHRIPAWYDDNGNVYVGRTEDEVRAENNLAADVALRQDDDVLDTWFSSGLWTFSTLGWPENTEALRTFHPTSVLVSGFDIIFFWIARMIMLTMHFIKDENGKPQVPFKTVYMTGLIRDEEGQKMSKSKGNVIDPLDMVDGISLEALLEKRTGNMMQPQLAEKIRKRTEKQFPDGIEPSGTDALRFTLAALASTGRDINWDMKRLEGYRNFCNKLWNASRFVLMNTEEQDCGQNGGEMTLSLADRWILTEFNNTVKAYREALDSYRFDIAANLLYDFTWNQFCDWYLELTKPVMNSGSEAELRGTRHTLVHVLEALLRLAHPIIPFITETIWQRVKGLKNISDDTIMLQPFPQYDAAKEDAEAKADIEWMKQAIVAVRNIRAEMNIALSKPLDVLLRDCSPAALRRVEANRNFLSRLARLESLTILPAGEKGPVSVTKLVEGAELLIPMADLVDKTAELERLAKELVKLDVEIEKIETKLANEGFVSRAPEAVVAKERERVADLQQSKAKLIEQQAVIAAL; via the coding sequence ATGGAAAAGACATATAACCCGCAAGATATCGAGCAGCCGCTTTACGAGCATTGGGAAAAGCAGGGCTACTTCAAACCGAATGGCGATACCAGCCAGGAAAGCTTTTGCATCATGATCCCGCCGCCGAACGTCACCGGTAGCTTGCACATGGGTCACGCCTTCCAGCAAACCATCATGGACACCATGATCCGTTACCAGCGCATGCAGGGGAAAAATACCCTGTGGCAGGCCGGTACTGACCACGCGGGCATCGCCACGCAGATGGTGGTTGAGCGCAAAATTGCGGCTGAAGAGGGTAAAACGCGCCAGGACTATGGCCGCGATGCGTTTATCGAGAAAATCTGGCAGTGGAAAGCAGAATCCGGCGGCACTATTACCCGTCAGATGCGCCGCCTGGGTAACTCTGTCGACTGGGAGCGCGAGCGCTTCACTATGGACGATGGCCTTTCCAACGCCGTGAAAGAGGTGTTTGTTCGCCTCTACAAAGAGAACCTGATCTACCGTGGCAAACGCCTGGTGAACTGGGATCCTAAGCTGCGCACTGCGATCTCCGATCTGGAAGTGGAAAACCGCGAGAGCAAAGGCTCCATGTGGCATATCCGCTATCCACTGGCTGACGGCGCAAAAACCGCCGGCGGCAAAGATTATCTGGTGGTCGCCACCACCCGTCCGGAAACCCTGCTGGGTGATACCGGCGTCGCCGTTAACCCGGAAGATCCACGTTACAAAGATCTGATCGGCAAATTTGTGATGCTGCCGCTGGTTGGCCGCCTGATCCCTATCGTTGGCGACGAACATGCCGACATGGAAAAAGGCACCGGCTGCGTCAAGATCACCCCGGCGCATGACTTCAACGACTATGAAGTTGGCCGTCGTCATAAGCTGCCGATGATCAACATCCTGACCTTCGACGGCGATATCCGCGACCGTGCTCAGGTGTATGACACCAATGGCGAAGCCAGCGATGCCTGTTCCGATGAGATCCCGGCGGCTTTCCAGAACATGGAACGCTTCGCGGCGCGTAAAGCGATTGTTGCCGCTGTCGATGAACTCGGCCTGCTTGAAGAGATCAAACCTCACGATCTGACCGTGCCTTACGGCGACCGTGGCGGCGTGGTTATCGAACCGATGCTGACTGACCAGTGGTATGTGCGTACCGCACCGCTGGCGAAAGTCGCGGTTGAAGCCGTTGAGAATGGCGACATCCAGTTTGTACCGAAGCAGTACGAAAACATGTACTTCTCCTGGATGCGCGATATTCAGGACTGGTGTATCTCCCGTCAGCTCTGGTGGGGTCACCGCATCCCGGCGTGGTATGACGACAACGGTAACGTCTACGTCGGCCGCACCGAAGACGAAGTGCGCGCCGAGAATAACCTGGCCGCCGATGTGGCGCTGCGTCAGGATGATGACGTGCTGGACACCTGGTTCTCGTCAGGTCTGTGGACCTTCTCCACTCTGGGCTGGCCGGAAAACACCGAAGCGCTGCGTACCTTCCATCCGACCAGCGTGCTGGTCAGCGGCTTCGACATCATCTTCTTCTGGATTGCCCGCATGATCATGCTGACCATGCACTTCATCAAAGATGAAAACGGCAAACCGCAGGTGCCGTTCAAAACCGTCTATATGACCGGTCTGATCCGTGATGAAGAAGGTCAGAAGATGTCGAAATCCAAGGGTAACGTGATTGATCCGCTGGATATGGTCGACGGCATTTCGCTGGAAGCGCTGCTGGAAAAACGCACCGGCAATATGATGCAGCCACAGCTGGCTGAGAAGATTCGCAAACGTACCGAGAAGCAGTTCCCTGACGGCATCGAGCCATCAGGCACCGATGCACTGCGCTTTACCCTGGCGGCGCTGGCCTCAACCGGACGCGACATTAACTGGGACATGAAGCGCCTGGAAGGCTATCGCAACTTCTGTAACAAGCTGTGGAACGCCAGCCGCTTTGTGCTGATGAACACCGAAGAGCAGGATTGCGGACAGAATGGCGGCGAAATGACGCTGTCGCTGGCGGATCGCTGGATCCTGACCGAGTTCAACAACACGGTGAAAGCGTACCGTGAAGCCCTGGATAGCTATCGTTTCGACATCGCGGCTAACCTGCTGTATGACTTCACCTGGAACCAGTTCTGCGACTGGTATCTGGAGCTGACCAAGCCGGTCATGAACAGCGGCAGTGAAGCTGAACTGCGTGGCACCCGTCATACGCTGGTTCACGTGCTGGAAGCGCTGCTGCGTCTGGCACACCCGATTATCCCATTTATCACTGAAACCATCTGGCAGCGCGTGAAGGGGCTGAAAAATATCAGCGACGACACCATCATGCTGCAGCCTTTCCCGCAGTACGATGCGGCGAAAGAAGATGCCGAAGCGAAAGCGGATATTGAGTGGATGAAGCAGGCGATCGTCGCGGTGCGTAATATCCGTGCCGAGATGAACATCGCGCTGAGCAAGCCGCTGGATGTGCTGCTGCGTGACTGCTCGCCTGCGGCGCTGCGTCGCGTTGAAGCTAACCGCAACTTCCTGTCGCGTCTGGCGCGTCTGGAAAGCCTGACCATTCTGCCTGCGGGCGAGAAAGGCCCGGTGTCGGTGACCAAACTGGTTGAAGGCGCAGAACTGCTGATCCCGATGGCGGATCTGGTGGATAAAACCGCCGAGCTGGAGCGTCTGGCGAAAGAGCTGGTTAAGCTGGATGTCGAGATCGAGAAGATTGAGACCAAGCTGGCAAACGAAGGCTTTGTGTCGCGCGCGCCGGAAGCGGTCGTCGCGAAAGAGCGCGAACGCGTGGCAGACCTGCAACAATCAAAAGCAAAACTGATTGAACAGCAGGCGGTCATTGCGGCATTGTAA